One Engystomops pustulosus chromosome 7, aEngPut4.maternal, whole genome shotgun sequence DNA window includes the following coding sequences:
- the GLRX5 gene encoding glutaredoxin-related protein 5, mitochondrial → MSWCVSRVSAALRSPALRRLLSQSSSREHLDGLVKKDKVVVFIKGTPAQPLCGFSNAVVQILRMHGVDDYAAYNVLEDQDLRQGVKNYSNWPTIPQVFLNGEFVGGCDILLQMHQNGDLVEELKKLGIRSALLDAEPSQEKK, encoded by the exons ATGAGCTGGTGTGTGTCCCGAGTGTCTGCCGCTCTTCGGAGCCCGGCTCTCCGCCGTCTTCTCAGCCAGAGCAGCTCCCGGGAGCACCTGGACGGGCTGGTGAAGAAGGACAAGGTGGTGGTGTTCATCAAGGGGACCCCGGCGCAGCCCCTGTGCGGCTTCAGTAACGCGGTGGTGCAGATCCTGCGGATGCACGGGGTGGACGACTACGCGGCCTATAACGTGCTGGAGGACCAGGACCTCAGGCAGG GGGTGAAGAACTACTCCAACTGGCCCACCATACCACAGGTGTTCCTCAATGGTGAATTTGTGGGGGGCTGCGACATCCTACTTCAGATGCACCAAAATGGAGACCTTGTAGAAGAGCTGAAGAAGCTGGGAATCCGATCTGCACTTTTAGACGCAGAACCGAGCCAAGAAAAGAAGTAA